One stretch of Paenibacillus sp. AN1007 DNA includes these proteins:
- a CDS encoding (Fe-S)-binding protein — MKVSLFITCLSDAIYPRVGEAMVRLLAAHGVRLEFPQVQTCCGQPSYNSGYWDETRTAAKTILQAFDDSDFVVCPSGSCTYMIHHYPELFADEPEWLEKAKQLEAKAYEFTQFLVQVLGVTDVGAHFPHKVTYHPSCHGSRLLGVKDEPLALLSQVKGLELVPLPHAEDCCGFGGTFAIKMSEISGAMVTEKVDHVKETQAEVLVGLDMACLMNIAGNLRYRNEPVRVMHLAELLYEGVQTG, encoded by the coding sequence ATGAAAGTCTCCTTGTTTATAACCTGCCTGAGTGATGCGATCTATCCCCGAGTGGGGGAGGCGATGGTCCGATTGCTGGCCGCTCACGGGGTTCGGCTGGAATTTCCGCAGGTGCAGACCTGCTGTGGTCAGCCCTCCTACAACAGCGGGTACTGGGATGAGACGCGAACAGCAGCCAAAACGATATTGCAGGCGTTTGATGACAGTGATTTTGTAGTCTGTCCATCAGGCTCTTGCACGTATATGATTCATCATTATCCCGAACTGTTTGCAGATGAGCCGGAATGGTTGGAAAAAGCGAAACAGCTGGAAGCCAAAGCTTACGAATTCACGCAATTTCTGGTGCAGGTGCTCGGAGTAACCGACGTTGGTGCACATTTTCCACATAAAGTAACGTACCACCCTTCCTGCCACGGCAGCCGTCTGCTTGGGGTTAAGGATGAACCGCTGGCTTTGCTGTCCCAAGTCAAAGGGCTGGAACTGGTTCCGCTGCCTCATGCCGAGGACTGCTGCGGGTTTGGAGGAACATTCGCCATCAAAATGTCCGAGATCTCCGGAGCTATGGTGACTGAGAAGGTAGATCATGTCAAAGAAACGCAGGCCGAGGTGCTCGTTGGGCTGGATATGGCCTGTCTGATGAATATTGCAGGTAATCTGCGGTATAGAAACGAACCTGTGCGGGTGATGCATCTGGCCGAACTGTTATATGAGGGGGTGCAGACAGGA
- a CDS encoding DeoR/GlpR family DNA-binding transcription regulator, producing MLAAERYDRIVELVNIKGSMRVSELSERCRVTEETIRRDLDRLEQAGRLRRSHGGAVSVKEDQPEIPYQIRETAQTLEKKRIADAALALIEAGDRILLDASTTAGYMAANMPDIPLTVLTNSIQVAAQLSSRDKIEVISTGGLLAARSLSFVGPLAERSLETYHVDKLFLSCKGVHLESGGISESNELQARLKQKMVGIADQVILLADASKFGIRAFARVTGLDAVHTMITDQPLNEEQRSLCGTYGLRVHRV from the coding sequence ATGCTCGCGGCAGAACGATATGACCGGATTGTAGAACTGGTGAATATCAAAGGCAGCATGCGTGTATCCGAGCTTAGTGAGCGCTGCCGGGTAACCGAGGAGACGATCCGCCGGGATCTGGATCGACTGGAGCAGGCTGGACGGCTCCGCAGATCACACGGCGGAGCCGTCAGTGTGAAGGAAGATCAGCCGGAAATCCCCTACCAGATTAGGGAGACAGCGCAGACATTAGAGAAGAAACGAATTGCTGATGCGGCCTTGGCGCTGATCGAAGCAGGAGACCGTATTTTGCTGGATGCCAGCACAACAGCAGGTTATATGGCGGCAAACATGCCGGATATCCCGCTTACCGTATTAACCAACTCGATTCAGGTCGCTGCACAGCTGAGCAGCCGGGACAAAATTGAGGTCATCTCCACCGGAGGACTGCTGGCAGCCCGTTCGTTATCCTTTGTGGGCCCGCTGGCGGAGCGTTCTCTAGAGACGTACCATGTCGACAAACTGTTCTTGTCGTGCAAAGGTGTACATCTGGAAAGCGGCGGTATCAGTGAATCGAATGAACTGCAGGCAAGATTGAAACAGAAGATGGTCGGGATAGCGGATCAGGTTATCCTGCTGGCGGATGCGAGCAAATTCGGCATTCGGGCTTTCGCTCGTGTGACGGGGCTGGATGCCGTGCACACCATGATTACGGATCAGCCATTGAATGAAGAGCAGCGTTCGTTATGCGGAACTTATGGTCTGCGGGTTCATCGGGTTTGA
- a CDS encoding rhamnulokinase family protein, with amino-acid sequence MSVLAYDLGAGSGRAILGHLNDRGIETREIHRFKNEPVKIGERMHWDILRLHHEVLQGLVLVKQQGEVPESLGIDSWGVDFGLLSGHGELLGNPYHYRDTQFSGMMDTILRELSAKHIFERTGIQFLPFNTLYQLAALKRSAFPLLREAQRFLMIPDLLRYFLTGEAVNEFTNATTTQLYNPVLGHWDHELLAHIGISDQWFGEVVMPGTTAGQLRGSIRNEFGLAPIPVIAVAEHDTASAVVAVPAAERSFAYLSCGTWSLMGTELDQPVINAKSLALNFTNEGGAGGTYRLLKNIMGLWILQECMRQWEREGQGISYAALLAKVETAPPFASLFDPDDELFLPAGDMTDRIRQYCRKTGQREPEDQGSAARAILESLALKYRSVLEWTEELSGQSFSGLHMVGGGIQNQLLCQWTANSIGKPVWAGPAEGSAIGNMAVQWIASGAFKDIWEARSAIRSSFPITEYEPQLRADWTEAYERFMQITAVPPDSETGSGV; translated from the coding sequence GTGAGTGTGCTGGCTTATGATTTGGGTGCGGGGAGCGGAAGAGCCATCCTTGGACATCTGAATGATCGGGGGATAGAAACCCGTGAAATTCATCGGTTTAAGAACGAGCCGGTCAAGATCGGTGAGCGGATGCACTGGGATATTTTGCGGCTGCATCATGAAGTGCTTCAGGGATTAGTCCTCGTAAAACAACAGGGAGAAGTGCCGGAGAGTCTGGGAATTGATTCCTGGGGTGTTGATTTTGGTCTGCTTAGCGGCCACGGTGAACTGCTTGGCAATCCATATCATTATCGCGATACACAGTTCAGCGGCATGATGGATACGATCTTACGGGAGTTATCTGCAAAACATATCTTTGAACGTACAGGCATCCAATTTCTCCCTTTTAACACGCTGTATCAGCTGGCTGCGCTTAAGCGCAGTGCTTTTCCGTTACTGCGTGAGGCTCAGCGATTCCTTATGATTCCCGATCTGCTTCGATATTTTCTAACTGGAGAAGCAGTGAATGAGTTCACAAATGCGACAACCACACAATTATACAATCCGGTGTTGGGGCATTGGGATCATGAGCTGCTCGCGCATATCGGTATCTCTGACCAATGGTTCGGAGAAGTCGTGATGCCGGGAACGACTGCAGGGCAGCTGCGCGGCAGCATACGTAATGAATTCGGTCTTGCACCCATTCCGGTGATTGCTGTAGCGGAGCATGACACCGCATCGGCTGTGGTAGCGGTTCCGGCAGCGGAGCGATCGTTTGCTTATCTAAGCTGCGGAACATGGTCCCTGATGGGAACCGAGCTGGATCAGCCTGTTATCAATGCGAAGAGCCTGGCGCTGAACTTTACTAATGAAGGCGGTGCAGGAGGCACGTATCGTCTGCTCAAGAACATTATGGGCCTCTGGATTCTGCAGGAATGCATGCGGCAGTGGGAGCGCGAAGGACAAGGGATCAGCTATGCAGCTTTGCTGGCGAAGGTTGAAACGGCGCCGCCGTTTGCCAGCCTGTTCGATCCGGATGATGAGTTGTTTCTGCCTGCGGGCGATATGACAGATCGCATCCGCCAATACTGCCGCAAGACAGGACAGCGTGAACCTGAGGACCAGGGCAGTGCGGCCCGTGCAATTCTGGAGAGTCTTGCCTTGAAATATCGCAGCGTTCTGGAGTGGACAGAAGAACTGTCAGGCCAGTCATTCAGCGGTCTGCATATGGTAGGAGGGGGCATTCAGAACCAGCTTTTATGTCAATGGACAGCCAATTCAATTGGTAAGCCGGTATGGGCTGGACCTGCGGAAGGAAGTGCCATCGGAAATATGGCTGTGCAGTGGATCGCGAGCGGTGCGTTCAAAGATATCTGGGAGGCACGCAGCGCCATACGCTCATCCTTTCCGATTACGGAATATGAGCCGCAGCTTAGAGCAGACTGGACAGAAGCTTATGAACGATTTATGCAGATAACAGCTGTGCCGCCAGATTCAGAAACCGGAAGCGGGGTGTAA
- a CDS encoding DUF2500 domain-containing protein produces MALTGIFTIANRLSVDGFGGVDDLSSVPGFEGNQSGFFSGLNEFGAMGTFVPMFIGIIFLIVAGGIVYAIFSGVRTWSSNNASAVLTLHCSVVAKRTEVRGGSGDSRTRTSYYATFEFDNGERLELNVGGQMYGMLVEQDRGMLTYQGTRFKHFERDIQPQSGYTGAESEQFYR; encoded by the coding sequence ATGGCGCTAACGGGCATCTTCACAATTGCGAACCGACTGAGTGTGGACGGATTCGGTGGAGTGGATGATTTGAGCAGCGTGCCGGGATTTGAAGGAAACCAGAGCGGCTTTTTTTCCGGATTGAATGAGTTCGGTGCGATGGGTACGTTCGTCCCTATGTTTATCGGCATCATATTTCTGATTGTGGCAGGCGGCATCGTATACGCAATCTTCTCGGGTGTGCGAACCTGGTCCTCCAATAACGCATCAGCCGTATTGACGCTGCACTGCAGCGTGGTTGCGAAGCGAACAGAGGTTAGAGGTGGAAGCGGAGACAGCAGAACCCGAACGAGTTATTATGCGACGTTTGAATTCGATAACGGAGAGCGTCTGGAATTAAACGTGGGCGGCCAAATGTACGGCATGCTGGTGGAACAAGATCGGGGCATGCTGACCTATCAAGGGACACGCTTCAAACACTTCGAGCGGGATATTCAGCCTCAATCCGGATATACCGGAGCGGAAAGCGAACAATTCTACAGATAA
- the pepF gene encoding oligoendopeptidase F — protein MDKIRTRAEVMEEATWDLRDLFASDTEWEQELTSLPDAAADIETFKGTLGQNAEQLLACLDAREALQERIGRTAAYARLKQSEDSTNPVNIENASKAGDILSSLSSRLSFVNSEIVSLPDGTIERYLEELPGLEPYKRSLDRLLEEKAHRLSPETEKVLASLSEVLDSPYRIYQRGKLADMTFDEALDGEDQSRPLSWSFYENNYEMSSDTKLRRSAYASFNAALHKYKNTFAEGYAAEVKKQVVLSRLRGYDDVTDMLLAPQQVSKEMYNHVLDIIQKELAPHMRRLAALKKRELGLDKLMFCDLKAPLDPEFSPAITYDEACTLIREALEVLGPEYGEIVERAFSERWVDYADNAGKSTGAFCSSIYGAHSYILISWANNMRGAFTLAHEVGHAGHFMLAGQYQRLTNTRPSLYFIEAPSTMNEMLLADHLLKRSDHPRMRRWVILQLLNTYYHNFVTHLLEGELQRRVYTLASEDKPITAKTLSELKGAILSEFWGPELVVDEGAKLTWMRQPHYYMGLYPYTYAAGLTASTAAAQKIREEGQPAVDRWLEALKSGGSLAPQELMKLAGVDMSGPEPIRTAVAYVGSLVDELERLYS, from the coding sequence ATGGATAAGATACGTACTCGTGCCGAAGTCATGGAGGAAGCAACCTGGGATCTGAGGGATTTGTTTGCATCAGACACTGAATGGGAACAGGAACTGACATCCTTGCCGGACGCTGCGGCAGATATCGAGACATTCAAAGGCACCCTGGGTCAAAATGCCGAGCAATTGCTCGCTTGTCTGGATGCCCGTGAAGCTCTGCAGGAGCGGATCGGCAGGACGGCCGCTTATGCACGTTTAAAACAGTCCGAGGACAGCACGAACCCCGTCAATATTGAAAATGCATCTAAAGCTGGGGACATTCTGTCGAGCCTGTCTTCACGTCTGTCTTTTGTCAACTCCGAGATCGTTTCGCTGCCGGATGGTACCATCGAGCGGTATTTGGAAGAACTTCCGGGTCTGGAACCCTACAAACGCAGTCTGGACAGGCTGTTAGAGGAAAAAGCACATCGGCTCTCGCCTGAAACCGAGAAAGTGCTTGCTTCACTGAGTGAAGTGCTGGATTCGCCATACCGAATCTATCAGCGCGGCAAACTGGCGGATATGACTTTTGATGAGGCGCTGGATGGGGAGGATCAATCCCGGCCGTTATCATGGTCATTTTACGAGAATAACTACGAGATGTCTTCCGACACCAAACTGCGCCGTTCCGCTTACGCTTCATTTAATGCAGCGCTGCATAAGTACAAGAACACGTTTGCCGAAGGGTACGCTGCTGAAGTGAAAAAACAAGTGGTGCTGTCACGTCTTCGGGGATACGACGATGTAACAGATATGCTGCTGGCTCCGCAGCAGGTCAGTAAAGAGATGTACAATCACGTGCTCGATATTATTCAAAAGGAACTTGCCCCGCACATGCGCAGGCTGGCAGCGCTGAAAAAGCGTGAGCTTGGACTCGATAAGCTGATGTTCTGTGATCTCAAGGCCCCGCTTGATCCCGAGTTCAGTCCGGCCATTACATACGATGAAGCCTGCACGCTGATTCGTGAGGCATTGGAAGTACTGGGACCTGAATATGGAGAGATCGTTGAGCGTGCCTTTAGTGAGCGCTGGGTTGATTATGCGGACAATGCAGGCAAATCCACCGGCGCATTCTGTTCCTCGATCTATGGAGCACACTCTTATATTCTGATTTCGTGGGCCAATAACATGCGTGGAGCATTTACGCTGGCCCATGAAGTGGGACATGCAGGCCACTTTATGCTGGCTGGTCAATATCAGCGGCTGACGAATACACGGCCATCCCTCTACTTTATTGAAGCGCCTTCGACAATGAATGAGATGCTGCTGGCGGATCATCTGCTGAAGCGTTCCGATCATCCAAGAATGCGGCGCTGGGTCATTCTGCAGCTGCTGAATACGTATTATCATAACTTCGTAACACATCTGCTGGAGGGTGAACTGCAGCGGAGGGTTTATACGCTAGCTTCGGAAGATAAGCCGATCACGGCTAAGACGTTAAGCGAGCTGAAGGGTGCCATTCTCTCGGAATTCTGGGGGCCTGAGCTGGTTGTAGATGAAGGTGCCAAGCTGACGTGGATGCGGCAGCCCCATTATTATATGGGACTGTACCCGTATACTTATGCAGCAGGTTTAACGGCCTCAACGGCAGCGGCACAGAAAATCCGGGAGGAAGGACAGCCTGCGGTAGATCGCTGGCTTGAAGCACTCAAGTCCGGCGGCAGTCTTGCACCGCAGGAACTGATGAAGCTTGCCGGAGTAGACATGTCGGGACCTGAGCCGATTCGGACGGCAGTCGCTTACGTCGGCAGTCTTGTCGACGAACTTGAACGTCTGTATTCGTAA
- a CDS encoding helix-turn-helix domain-containing protein — protein MASEVKERINLKEINCEKELTLAVIGGKWKLIILWHLGLEGTKRFSELKRLIPHITQKMLTNQLRELEEDKLVERKVYAEVPPRVEYSLTDHGQSLMPVLHAMYNWGKNYGENVIWKETK, from the coding sequence ATGGCGTCCGAAGTCAAGGAACGTATTAATTTGAAAGAAATCAACTGTGAAAAGGAATTAACTCTCGCGGTGATTGGAGGCAAGTGGAAGCTCATTATACTGTGGCACCTTGGTCTTGAAGGCACGAAACGATTCAGTGAGTTGAAACGTCTGATCCCGCATATTACACAAAAGATGCTGACGAACCAGCTGCGGGAGCTGGAAGAAGACAAACTGGTGGAGCGCAAGGTGTACGCCGAAGTGCCGCCCCGGGTCGAATATTCGCTGACAGATCATGGTCAGAGTCTGATGCCTGTGCTGCACGCAATGTACAACTGGGGCAAAAACTACGGAGAAAATGTAATCTGGAAAGAGACGAAATGA
- the hxlB gene encoding 6-phospho-3-hexuloisomerase encodes MSGTRYTAAILKELERTLSQIDDAEMQVLAERLLAAERIFVAGAGRSGLMGKAFAMRLMQMGLAVYVVGETVTPGISSADFLLLCSGSGETGSLAAMARKANQAGAPVGLMTIKPESTIAQLAQAVVRLPASAKEDTADAGADVTIQPMGSLFEQSLLLSMDALILTMMEIKGMTGADMFSRHANLE; translated from the coding sequence ATGAGCGGCACACGATACACCGCAGCCATCCTGAAGGAGCTGGAACGCACACTAAGCCAGATCGACGATGCCGAGATGCAGGTCTTGGCAGAGCGACTGCTGGCAGCAGAACGTATTTTTGTAGCTGGAGCGGGTCGTTCGGGACTGATGGGAAAAGCATTTGCGATGCGGTTGATGCAGATGGGACTAGCTGTCTACGTCGTGGGTGAAACCGTGACCCCGGGCATCAGCTCGGCGGATTTCCTGCTGTTATGCTCGGGGTCGGGGGAGACAGGCAGCCTTGCGGCGATGGCACGAAAAGCCAACCAAGCAGGTGCTCCTGTAGGCTTAATGACAATTAAGCCGGAGTCTACGATTGCGCAGCTGGCACAGGCAGTCGTTCGTCTGCCTGCCTCAGCCAAAGAAGATACAGCGGATGCCGGAGCAGATGTGACAATACAGCCCATGGGTTCACTGTTTGAGCAGAGTTTGCTGCTGAGCATGGATGCTCTGATCCTGACCATGATGGAGATAAAAGGCATGACCGGAGCCGACATGTTTAGCCGTCATGCGAACCTGGAGTAG
- the hxlA gene encoding 3-hexulose-6-phosphate synthase produces MKLQLALDLVNIPDGIALVKEVESYIDIVEIGTPIIINEGLHAVKAMKEAYPNLQVLADLKIMDAGGYEIMKAAEAGADLITVLGASNDMTIKGAVEEAKKQNKEVLVDMINVPNLEQRAREVDALGVDYICVHTGYDLQAVGQSPFEDLQTIKGAVKNAKTAVAGGIKLDTLPEVIKAQPDLVIVGGGITGQADKAAVASEMQRLVKQG; encoded by the coding sequence ATGAAATTACAGCTCGCACTTGATTTAGTTAACATCCCTGACGGTATCGCATTGGTTAAAGAGGTTGAGTCATACATTGATATCGTAGAGATTGGCACGCCAATTATCATTAATGAAGGTCTGCATGCCGTAAAAGCAATGAAAGAAGCTTACCCTAACCTGCAGGTGCTTGCGGACCTGAAAATTATGGACGCTGGCGGATATGAAATCATGAAAGCAGCTGAAGCCGGCGCAGACTTGATTACCGTTCTGGGTGCAAGCAACGATATGACAATCAAAGGTGCAGTCGAGGAAGCGAAAAAACAAAACAAAGAAGTTCTCGTGGACATGATCAACGTGCCAAACCTGGAACAGCGGGCGCGCGAAGTTGACGCTCTGGGCGTAGACTACATCTGTGTTCACACCGGTTATGACCTTCAGGCTGTGGGACAAAGCCCGTTCGAAGACCTGCAAACCATCAAAGGCGCGGTGAAAAATGCAAAAACCGCTGTCGCTGGCGGCATCAAATTGGACACACTGCCAGAAGTAATCAAAGCACAGCCTGATCTTGTTATTGTTGGCGGTGGCATCACAGGACAAGCAGATAAAGCAGCTGTGGCATCTGAAATGCAGCGCCTTGTAAAACAAGGGTAA
- a CDS encoding lactonase family protein has protein sequence MSESKRLLVLVGSYAEAENEGIYAYELNEDTGSLAKLDGIAGVKNPTFVNVDAEANKLYAIGETASAEGSKMSEAVALSVDPSTGKLTLLNRKDSISAPPCHIQRDPSGKYLILSSYHGGLVGLQALTDNGEVGALLDEKKHEGHGAHPERQDKPHVHSAFFSPDGKYMMVQDLGADKIAIYILNTDKNELVLHSETKTHPGAGPRHLTFHPNGQFAYVINEVDSSITTYKYDAAAGTLTEISNVSTLPDGYEGSENTTAEITVSNDGRFVYGSNRGHDSIVVFAVDADKGTLSLVEHVSAEGQHPRHFALTPNGKMLIAANRDTNSMVTFTVDQESGRLKYTGHSTGVSKPVCVKPVYL, from the coding sequence ATGAGTGAATCAAAACGCTTGCTCGTCTTGGTCGGCTCTTATGCCGAAGCTGAAAATGAGGGCATTTACGCATATGAATTAAATGAGGATACAGGCAGTCTGGCGAAGCTGGACGGCATTGCAGGAGTGAAAAACCCGACGTTTGTGAATGTGGACGCAGAAGCAAACAAACTGTATGCGATTGGTGAAACGGCGTCTGCCGAAGGCAGTAAAATGTCGGAAGCGGTGGCTCTGAGCGTGGACCCTTCCACAGGAAAATTGACACTGCTTAACCGTAAGGATTCGATCTCTGCTCCGCCATGTCACATTCAGCGTGACCCTTCCGGTAAATATTTGATCCTGTCCAGCTATCACGGTGGATTGGTAGGACTCCAGGCTCTCACGGACAATGGTGAGGTTGGAGCGCTGCTGGACGAGAAGAAACATGAAGGTCACGGGGCGCATCCTGAACGTCAGGACAAGCCGCATGTGCACTCTGCCTTCTTCAGCCCGGACGGCAAATATATGATGGTACAGGATCTCGGTGCAGACAAAATTGCGATTTACATCCTTAACACAGACAAAAATGAATTGGTGCTTCATAGTGAAACGAAGACTCATCCAGGCGCAGGCCCGCGTCATTTGACGTTCCATCCGAATGGTCAATTTGCATACGTGATCAACGAAGTAGATTCGTCCATCACAACGTACAAATACGATGCGGCAGCGGGCACGCTCACTGAAATCTCGAATGTATCTACTCTGCCTGACGGTTATGAAGGCAGCGAGAACACAACTGCGGAGATTACCGTTTCCAATGATGGTCGCTTTGTGTATGGTTCCAACCGTGGACACGACAGCATCGTAGTATTTGCTGTAGATGCTGACAAAGGTACGCTGTCACTGGTGGAGCATGTCTCCGCGGAAGGACAGCACCCGCGTCATTTTGCATTGACACCGAATGGTAAAATGCTGATCGCAGCTAACCGTGATACGAACAGTATGGTTACCTTCACCGTAGATCAGGAAAGCGGACGCTTGAAATACACAGGTCATAGTACAGGTGTATCCAAACCGGTATGTGTGAAACCAGTATATCTGTAA
- a CDS encoding AEC family transporter produces MLTSFLVTLYHVFLPISLPVIGGILLKHFRDWDTRPLSAFSLYILSPALIFHTLLHADITWTDVTGTFWFSVLNLIALWALAELLSRIFGLGAPEKAGLTLVSTFTNCVNYGLPLVLLAFGQLGLDKASVYVIGQMIIVNTVGIFFAARSEFTVKQAILSVFRMPTIYAAVIAIILRASSMQLPEALDGGISMMAAGYSPIVLAILGAQMLRSKGDAAPWKSNVRRAFWAGLVVRLVAAPVLSWLILKALQVEGVLFSVLLILASMPTAVNAVILAEQFGASPRFVSRCILWTTAASMVFLPIMIVMSS; encoded by the coding sequence TTGTTGACCTCGTTTTTAGTTACACTCTACCATGTATTTCTGCCTATATCCCTGCCAGTGATCGGAGGAATACTGTTAAAACATTTCAGGGACTGGGATACTCGTCCGCTTTCGGCGTTTTCCCTCTATATTCTAAGCCCTGCACTCATCTTCCATACGCTGCTGCATGCAGATATCACATGGACCGACGTCACAGGCACCTTTTGGTTCTCGGTCCTGAATCTGATTGCTCTCTGGGCCCTTGCCGAGCTGCTGAGCCGGATTTTTGGTCTGGGTGCACCGGAAAAAGCAGGCCTTACCCTCGTCTCCACATTTACCAACTGTGTGAATTACGGGCTCCCGCTTGTGCTGCTTGCCTTCGGCCAGCTCGGCTTGGACAAGGCTTCTGTCTATGTCATCGGACAGATGATTATTGTGAATACGGTAGGTATTTTCTTTGCCGCAAGATCGGAATTCACCGTAAAACAGGCAATCCTGTCTGTATTTCGCATGCCCACTATATATGCAGCGGTTATCGCAATCATCCTGCGGGCTTCCAGTATGCAGCTGCCTGAAGCACTCGATGGGGGCATCTCTATGATGGCTGCCGGTTATTCTCCCATTGTTCTCGCGATCCTGGGCGCACAGATGCTCCGCTCCAAAGGGGATGCAGCGCCTTGGAAGTCCAACGTTCGCCGTGCTTTCTGGGCCGGACTTGTCGTACGCCTGGTCGCAGCACCGGTCTTGTCCTGGCTTATTCTGAAGGCACTTCAGGTCGAGGGCGTATTGTTCTCTGTACTGCTTATCCTTGCTTCGATGCCGACCGCAGTCAACGCGGTTATTTTGGCTGAACAGTTCGGCGCTTCCCCGCGGTTTGTTTCCCGCTGCATTCTTTGGACCACCGCTGCATCGATGGTCTTCCTGCCGATTATGATTGTGATGTCTTCCTGA
- a CDS encoding OsmC family protein codes for MKHPFHLKAVWNGGRNSEGTIDAGGLKTVISIPQEMGGPGTGTNPDEMLLGAAATCYLITLAAMLERSDITPDELTLESEAAVDVTNNVFTYERIVHRPRIVLAVDASESDAAKAERLAHKAEQSCMISRAVAGNVAIETHPVIVTNGAGAV; via the coding sequence ATGAAACATCCGTTTCACTTAAAAGCAGTATGGAATGGCGGTCGAAACAGCGAGGGCACGATTGATGCAGGGGGGTTAAAAACGGTTATTTCCATCCCGCAGGAGATGGGCGGTCCGGGTACAGGAACTAACCCCGACGAGATGCTGCTGGGGGCAGCGGCAACCTGTTACCTGATCACCCTCGCCGCGATGCTGGAGCGTTCAGATATCACACCTGATGAGCTGACGCTGGAATCGGAGGCTGCGGTGGATGTGACGAATAACGTATTTACGTATGAGCGGATTGTACACCGGCCGCGAATTGTGCTTGCTGTTGATGCGTCCGAGTCGGATGCGGCCAAGGCTGAGCGGCTGGCACATAAGGCGGAGCAATCCTGTATGATATCCCGTGCTGTGGCAGGCAATGTGGCGATCGAAACTCATCCTGTGATTGTAACCAATGGAGCTGGCGCAGTGTGA
- a CDS encoding DeoR/GlpR family DNA-binding transcription regulator → MLVAERYEKIVEWVDVHGSMRVTELSERCGVTEETIRRDLDKLEQAGRLRRSHGGAVSVKYKDELQSEIPYPERAVAHADEKRRIAGEAVKLVVPGDRIALDASTTTWYMAAGLPNIPLTVLTNSMKVAAELSTKEQIRVIAAGGQLAPKSLSFVGPLAERSLDAYHVDKVFLSCKGVHLTKGISESNELQALVKQKMIHIADEVILLADSSKFNIQAFTRVAAMESVSKVITDLGAQDEHVHALNELQIPCIRV, encoded by the coding sequence ATGCTCGTTGCGGAACGATATGAAAAAATAGTGGAATGGGTCGATGTGCATGGAAGCATGCGTGTCACCGAGCTTAGTGAGCGCTGCGGAGTCACGGAGGAGACGATCCGCCGTGACCTGGACAAGCTGGAGCAGGCAGGCAGGCTCAGACGCTCGCATGGTGGAGCGGTAAGTGTGAAATACAAAGACGAGCTGCAGTCCGAGATCCCTTATCCCGAGCGGGCTGTAGCGCATGCAGACGAGAAACGCCGCATTGCTGGTGAAGCGGTGAAGTTGGTGGTGCCGGGCGACCGGATTGCACTCGATGCGAGTACAACCACGTGGTACATGGCAGCTGGACTGCCGAATATTCCGCTCACGGTACTGACCAACTCGATGAAGGTTGCGGCCGAGCTGAGCACGAAAGAACAGATTCGTGTCATTGCTGCAGGCGGACAGCTTGCGCCCAAATCCTTGTCTTTTGTCGGTCCGCTCGCAGAACGTTCGCTGGATGCGTACCATGTGGATAAGGTGTTTCTATCTTGTAAAGGGGTGCATCTGACCAAGGGCATCAGCGAGTCGAATGAATTACAGGCGCTCGTGAAGCAGAAGATGATTCATATTGCCGATGAAGTGATCCTGCTTGCTGATTCGAGCAAGTTTAACATTCAAGCTTTTACAAGAGTGGCAGCGATGGAAAGTGTTAGTAAAGTGATTACCGATCTGGGTGCACAGGATGAGCATGTCCACGCATTGAACGAACTTCAAATTCCGTGTATACGTGTGTGA